A stretch of the Nitrospirae bacterium CG2_30_53_67 genome encodes the following:
- a CDS encoding 2-nitropropane dioxygenase, translated as MKRVDDFRLRLGKKELVPIVIGAMGVDISIAELALTAARLGGIGHISDAMVHIITDRRMKTSFVKEKLKKYQYNIGNPDKSEVHFDLGQLAEATRLHVGRTMEAKKGDGLIFINTMEKLTMNAPHETLRVRLSSAMDAGIDGITLSAGLHLRSLAMVQDHPRFRDVKFGIIVSSLRALYLFLRKNSRLNRLPDYIVVEGPLAGGHLGFGMDWAQYDLKTITDEIILDLKRNDLDIPVIPAGGIFTGTDAVEFLEAGASAVQVATRFAITKESGLPAKVKQEYFKADESDIEVNMISPTGYPMRMLKMCPAIVSGNRPNCEAYGYLLDGSGNCSYKDAYYLELKKNPGEKRMSVEGKTCLCTQMRNFGCWTCGQNAYRLKETTRRLPDGTYRLPAAEFVFRDYQFSVNHQTNLPEEPEG; from the coding sequence ATGAAAAGAGTTGATGATTTCCGGTTGAGGTTGGGCAAAAAAGAGCTGGTGCCGATCGTCATCGGAGCGATGGGTGTGGACATATCCATAGCAGAACTTGCGCTTACCGCCGCTCGGCTCGGCGGAATCGGCCACATCTCCGATGCCATGGTGCACATCATCACCGACCGGCGGATGAAGACGAGTTTTGTAAAGGAAAAACTCAAAAAGTACCAATACAACATCGGCAACCCGGACAAATCCGAGGTTCATTTTGATCTCGGACAATTGGCTGAGGCGACCAGACTGCATGTAGGACGGACCATGGAGGCCAAAAAGGGTGACGGCCTCATCTTCATCAATACGATGGAAAAACTTACCATGAACGCGCCGCACGAAACCCTGCGTGTGCGCCTCAGCTCGGCCATGGACGCCGGCATAGACGGCATTACCCTGAGCGCGGGTCTGCACCTGAGGTCTCTTGCCATGGTGCAGGATCATCCACGCTTTCGAGACGTAAAATTCGGCATTATTGTCTCCTCACTTCGCGCCCTGTATCTCTTCCTTCGGAAAAACTCCAGGCTGAACCGCCTCCCCGATTATATCGTGGTGGAAGGCCCGCTTGCCGGCGGGCATCTCGGTTTCGGCATGGATTGGGCGCAGTATGACCTCAAGACCATTACGGACGAGATTATCCTTGATCTCAAGCGGAATGATCTGGACATACCGGTCATCCCTGCGGGGGGCATTTTCACAGGCACGGATGCCGTTGAATTTCTTGAGGCCGGAGCTTCGGCCGTTCAGGTGGCGACCCGTTTTGCGATCACAAAAGAAAGCGGACTGCCGGCCAAGGTTAAGCAGGAATATTTCAAGGCCGATGAGTCGGACATCGAGGTCAACATGATCTCACCCACCGGCTATCCGATGCGCATGCTGAAGATGTGCCCGGCGATCGTTTCGGGAAACAGACCGAATTGCGAAGCCTATGGCTATCTGCTGGATGGTTCGGGCAACTGCAGCTATAAAGATGCCTATTACCTCGAGCTGAAGAAAAACCCAGGTGAGAAAAGAATGTCAGTCGAGGGAAAAACCTGCCTCTGCACTCAAATGCGGAATTTCGGCTGCTGGACCTGCGGCCAAAACGCCTATCGGCTCAAAGAAACGACCCGGCGTCTCCCGGATGGAACCTATCGACTGCCGGCCGCGGAATTCGTTTTCAGGGATTATCAGTTCAGCGTCAATCATCAGACCAATCTTCCGGAAGAACCGGAAGGCTGA